In a single window of the Arachis hypogaea cultivar Tifrunner chromosome 6, arahy.Tifrunner.gnm2.J5K5, whole genome shotgun sequence genome:
- the LOC112756199 gene encoding B3 domain-containing protein REM16-like — MEGSEISHHNRSWVEDIYWNHFQFLHFAKFMPSSYNQHLALPKAFYGNLKKKLPENVSLRGPGGALWNIGLTTREDTLYFTHGWKQFVKDHSLIENDFLVFKFNGESTFDVLIFDGKNFCEKAAAYFVRNVGNGNPENGIGRLTMRKDTENSNAGVACASPQKSVHVNSFPVPDAVPVRTEPPSERNFNGDVEFSTPKEVVNVDGDAGVEVDANGVTMSEGRTRTTGKRIRKPTQAFNHFQTKRRPVRVTKTSNAHKEVANVVIDADADPEPASAGKSEGGNYELYVSQRRPVTEEEMNSTLQMAKAACTDDSLCVVMRPTHVYKRFFVSLPNKWILQHIPPRTQDIILRVVHSEWLAKYSYHNPRNTGGLSGGWKRFTLDNNLEEYDVCVFKPGGLMNNTLILDVNIFRVVEEIKPLTQVRAAGSAKKSGKKKALKAIQI; from the exons GCACTTCCCAAAGCATTTTATGGTAATTTGAAGAAGAAGCTGCCAGAAAATGTGAGCCTTCGAGGTCCTGGTGGTGCCCTGTGGAATATAGGGTTGACAACAAGAGAAGATACCTTGTACTTCACACACGGTTGGAAACAGTTTGTGAAAGATCACTCCTTGATAGAGAATGATTTCCTGGTATTTAAGTTCAATGGTGAATCAACATTCGATGTTCTAATATTCGATGGGAAGAACTTCTGCGAGAAGGCTGCTGCTTATTTCGTTCGAAATGTCGGAAACGGGAATCCAGAAAATGGGATTGGACGCTTGACAATGAGAAAAGACACTGAGAACTCTAATGCTGGTGTAGCATGTGCATCGCCTCAGAAATCTGTGCATGTTAACAGTTTCCCAGTGCCAGACGCTGTGCCTGTACGCACCGAACCTCCTAGTGAGAGAAATTTTAATGGCGATGTTGAATTCTCCACCCCTAAAGAAGTTGTTAATGTAGATGGTGATGCCGGTGTTGAAGTTGATGCTAACGGAGTGACGATGTCAGAAGGTCGCACCCGCACTACTGGTAAAAGGATTAGGAAGCCGACTCAAGCTTTTAACCATTTCCAAACTAAGCGGAGACCAGTAAGGGTGACAAAAACATCTAATGCACATAAGGAAGTAGCAAACGTGGTAATCG ATGCAGATGCAGATCCTGAACCTGCTTCCGCGGGTAAAAGTGAGGGTGGGAATTATGAATTATATGTCTCACAGAGGAGGCCTGTCACTGAAGAAGAGATGAATAGTACCCTTCAGATGGCTAAGGCAGCATGTACCGATGACAGCCTCTGTGTTGTCATGCGACCAACGCATGTTTATAAGAGATTCTTCGTG TCGCTCCCGAATAAGTGGATACTGCAACATATCCCTCCACGAACTCAAGACATTATATTGCGTGTGGTTCATAGCGAATGGCTTGCAAAATACAGCTACCATAACCCTAGAAACACCGGAGGACTGAGCGGAGGGTGGAAACGCTTTACCCTGGATAACAACCTGGAAGAGTACGACGTGTGTGTTTTCAAACCCGGAGGCCTGATGAACAACACATTGATCTTGGATGTCAACATTTTCAGAGTTGTTGAGGAGATTAAGCCTTTGACACAAGTGAGAGCTGCAGGATCAGCCAAAAAGAGTGGTAAGAAAAAGGCCTTAAAGGCCATCCAAATATAA
- the LOC112756200 gene encoding cytochrome B5-like protein, translated as MELLVPLALLVSVFLAFLLLSPRHPKSGSKGKSAQPSLNNHKASKSYTKSEVSTHNKRTDCWIIIKNKVYDVTSYVEEHPGGDAILAHAGDNSTEGFFGPQHATRVFDMIDDFYIGDLEQ; from the exons ATGGAGTTGCTGGTTCCACTTGCATTGCTTGTCAGCGTCTTCCTCGCTTTTCTTCTTTTGTCCCCGCGACATCCCAAATCTG GGAGTAAAGGAAAATCAGCTCAGCCTAGCTTAAACAATCATAAG GCATCAAAGTCGTACACTAAATCTGAAGTCTCAACGCATAACAAGAGAACAGATTGTTGGATAATTATCAAGAACAAG GTATATGATGTTACCTCTTATGTAGAGGAACATCCAGGTGGTGATGCCATTCTAGCACATGCTGGAGATAATTCAACTGAAGGGTTTTTTGG GCCACAGCATGCAACTCGAGTGTTTGACATGATTGATGACTTTTACATTGGAGATTTGGAGCAATAG